From Xenopus tropicalis strain Nigerian chromosome 3, UCB_Xtro_10.0, whole genome shotgun sequence, the proteins below share one genomic window:
- the LOC116409652 gene encoding olfactory receptor 11A1-like → MVLFSLFLVVHITTVCVNLVIIALYLQSQQLKSPMYFFLSHLSSSDILLSTCIVPNLLDALLRNGKNMSLGGCLAQLLATGTSTGAECYLLTAMSYDRYLAICNPLHYMKMMSPKLCVHLVAWSWFLSFLICLVIVLLLAQLDFCRCNVLDYIYCDFSPLLAISCKNSLALEITTMVLSIPIILLPLGFIISTYIYIGLAILRISSSVGRKKTFSTCSSHLTVVCTYCGILITKYTVPIGGQSLTMNKAISLLYTVGTPLLNPIIYSFRNQEIRAALKKWMTRRVGY, encoded by the coding sequence ATGGTACTTTTTAGCTTGTTCCTTGTGGTGCACATCACAACGGTATGCGTGAATCTTGTGATAATTGCTTTGTACTTGCAAAGCCAACAACTCAagtcccccatgtacttctttttGAGCCATCTCTCTTCCTCCGACATCTTACTGTCTACATGCATTGTCCCCAACCTGCTGGACGCTTTACTGAGAAATGGAAAAAACATGTCTCTGGGCGGCTGTTTGGCTCAGCTTCTGGCAACTGGCACATCCACTGGGGCTGAATGCTACCTGCTCACTGcaatgtcctatgacagatacctGGCCATCTGTAACCCTTTACATTATATGAAAATGATGAGCCCCAAGCTTTGTGTTCATTTAGTTGCCTGGTCTTGGTTTCTAAGCTTCCTGATCTGCCTGGTTATCGTTCTACTGCTTGCCCAGCTGGACTTCTGTAGATGCAACGTCCTTGATTATATTTACTGTGATTTTTCTCCACTTCTTGCCATTTCATGCAAAAACAGTTTGGCGCTGGAAATAACCACCATGGTTTTGTCCATTCCCATCATCCTTCTTCCTTTGGGGTTTATCATTTCAACCTATATCTACATCGGCCTGGCAATCCTCAGGATCTCCTCCAGTGTTGGCAGAAAGAAGACCTTCTCCACTTGTAGCTCCCACCTCACTGTTGTCTGCACTTATTGTGGGATACTCATTACTAAATACACCGTACCTATTGGGGGGCAGTCATTAACTATGAATAAAGCCATTTCTCTTCTATACACTGTAGGCACCCCATTGCTCAACCCAATCATTTACAGTTTTAGGAACCAGGAGATCAGGGcagctttaaaaaaatggatgACCAGAAGGGTGGGATATTAA
- the LOC116409653 gene encoding olfactory receptor 11A1-like encodes MKANWTTVSHFTILGFYELVNFKGILLPGLLLIYLWTVAGNLTIIMLVTFCQSLYSPMYFFLGHLSCCDLLLTTVIVPLMLDSIVREVTITFVGCLTQFYLFGSLAATECFILSVMSYDRYLAICQPLHYSSAMNLKRCFHLAFWCWVLAFMLMLLTAVQVGRLKFCGPNVIDHFFCDLAPLLQLSCSDTAFVEAENLIGGLPASILPLAFITATYIIILRAILRIPSSTGKQKAFYTCSSHLTVVCVYYGSLIVAYLFLSKGHSLSLNKVLSLLYTVLTPLLNPVIYSLRSKEIKRALCKLCKH; translated from the coding sequence ATGAAGGCAAACTGGACAACAGTTTCACATTTTACTATTTTGGGATTTTATGAGCTTGTTAACTTCAAAGGTATTTTGCTCCCTGGCCTCCTCCTTATTTACCTGTGGACAGTGGCGGGAAATCTCACGATTATTATGTTGGTGACCTTCTGTCAAAGTCTTTATTCTCCCATGTACTTCTTCTTGGGCCATTTATCTTGTTGTGATCTGCTCCTGACTACAGTAATTGTGCCACTAATGTTGGACAGTATAGTGAGAGAAGTCACCATCACCTTTGTGGGATGTTTAACTCAGTTTTATCTGTTTGGTTCCTTGGCAGCTACAGAGTGTTTTATTCTATCCGTCATGTCGTATGATAGATATTTAGCCATATGTCAACCATTGCATTATTCATCTGCCATGAACCTCAAGAGATGCTTCCACCTTGCTTTCTGGTGTTGGGTTCTAGCGTTCATGCTAATGCTGCTCACAGCTGTTCAAGTAGGAAGATTGAAGTTTTGTGGTCCAAATGTCATCGaccatttcttttgtgacctgGCGCCTCTTCTTCAACTTTCTTGTTCAGACACAGCTTTTGTTGAAGCTGAGAACCTCATTGGAGGTTTACCAGCAAGTATCTTGCCCTTAGCCTTCATCACAGCTACTTATATCATCATCTTGCGTGCCATCCTTAGGATACCCTCTTCCACTGGAAAGCAGAAAGCCTTTtacacctgcagctcccacctgaCAGTTGTGTGCGTATATTATGGGTCATTGAttgttgcttatttatttttgtctaaAGGCCACTCATTGTCCCTCAATAAGGTTTTGTCTCTGCTCTATACAGTTTTGACTCCACTGCTAAATCCGGTTATTTACAGCTTGAGGAGCAAAGAAATTAAAAGAGCCCTTTGtaaattatgtaaacattaa
- the LOC116409654 gene encoding olfactory receptor 6N1-like yields the protein MNEENQTTVADFLLLGFNDLYSFRDVLFICLFLIYLATVSGNLMIIVLVTFSPRLDSPMYFFLGHLSCCDLLLTTVIVPLMLDSILTEVTISFVGCFAQFYLFGSLATTECYILSVMSYDRYLAICDPLHYSSAMNLKRCFHLAFWCWVLAFLLMLLTAVQVGRLKFCGPNVIDHFFCDLAPLLQLSCSDTAFVEAENLVVGVPSTFLPLLYITKTYMSIFCAILKIPSAIGKKKAFYTCSSHLTVVCIYYGTLIVAYLFLSKSHSLNLNKVLSLLYTVLTPLLNPLIYSLRNKEIKKALSKFLIGFN from the coding sequence ATGAATGAGGAAAACCAGACAACCGTTGCAGATTTCCTTCTTTTAGGATTTAATGATCTTTACAGCTTCAGAGACGTTTTATTCATTTGCCTCTTTCTTATTTACTTGGCGACTGTAAGTGGAAATCTCATGATTATCGTCTTGGTGACCTTCAGTCCAAGACTTGATTctcccatgtacttcttcctggGCCATTTATCTTGCTGCGATCTGCTCCTCACCACAGTCATTGTCCCACTGATGTTGGACAGTATATTGACCGAAGTCACCATATCCTTTGTTGGATGTTTTGCCCAGTTTTATCTTTTTGGTTCCTTGGCAACCACAGAGTGCTATATTCTTTCGGTCATGTCGTATGATAGATATTTAGCCATATGTGACCCATTGCATTATTCATCTGCCATGAACCTCAAGAGATGCTTCCACCTTGCATTCTGGTGTTGGGTTCTAGCGTTCCTGCTCATGCTGCTCACAGCTGTTCAAGTAGGAAGATTGAAGTTTTGTGGTCCAAATGTCATCGACCATTTCTTTTGTGATCTGGCGCCTCTTCTTCAACTCTCTTGTTCAGACACAGCTTTTGTTGAAGCTGAGAACCTTGTAGTAGGAGTTCCATCAACGTTCTTGCCATTGCTGTACATCACTAAGACATACATGAGCATATTCTGCGCCATCCTCAAAATACCGTCTGCCATTGGCAAAAAGAAAGCCTTCTACACCTGCAGTTCCCATTTGACAGTTGTGTGCATTTATTATGGAACATTGATTGTTGCCTATTTATTCTTATCCAAAAGCCACTCATTGAATCTCAATAAGGTTTTGTCTCTGCTCTACACAGTGTTGACGCCGTTGCTGAATCCGCTTATCTACAGCTTGAGGAATAAAGAAATCAAAAAAGCTCTTAGTAagtttttaattggttttaattaG